In Geobacter anodireducens, a genomic segment contains:
- a CDS encoding transposase: MARIARVIATGIPHHVTQRGNRRMPTFFNDGDYRAYIALLGEWCRKCGVDIWAYCLMPNHVHLIAVPETDDGLRRGIGEAHRRYSRMINFRENWRGHLWQGRFASFPMDESYLLAAARYVEMNPVRARLTPNAALWPWSSARAHLDRMDDELVKVAPLLELVGDWSLFLAGTGEEDQLNDIRKHERTGRPLGTEEFVERLESALERPLKKGKPGPKGNDS, encoded by the coding sequence ATGGCCAGAATTGCACGCGTCATAGCAACGGGAATTCCCCATCATGTTACGCAACGGGGCAACCGAAGAATGCCAACATTCTTCAATGATGGGGATTATCGAGCATATATCGCTCTGCTCGGTGAATGGTGCCGGAAATGTGGCGTAGATATCTGGGCGTACTGCCTTATGCCGAACCACGTTCATCTTATTGCTGTCCCAGAAACCGATGACGGCTTGCGTCGCGGGATCGGCGAGGCACACCGGCGATATAGTCGCATGATCAACTTCCGTGAGAACTGGCGCGGCCATCTCTGGCAAGGGCGTTTTGCCTCGTTTCCAATGGATGAATCCTATCTTCTCGCTGCCGCTCGCTATGTAGAAATGAACCCGGTACGCGCCCGCTTGACGCCGAATGCTGCGTTGTGGCCCTGGAGTAGTGCTCGGGCGCACCTTGACCGGATGGACGATGAACTGGTCAAGGTTGCACCTCTATTGGAATTGGTTGGAGACTGGAGTCTGTTTCTTGCCGGAACAGGAGAAGAAGATCAGTTGAACGATATCCGAAAACACGAGCGAACCGGCAGACCTCTTGGAACAGAAGAATTTGTCGAACGCCTGGAATCGGCCCTTGAACGCCCGTTAAAGAAAGGGAAGCCGGGACCAAAAGGTAATGATAGTTAA
- a CDS encoding indole-3-glycerol phosphate synthase: protein MTDTPDILKKIVEHKRGEVAAARSASPLAEVKARIADLEDQPRGFERALRDCHASGWTAVIAEVKKGSPSKGVIRPDFDPLEIAETYEQNGAACLSVLTDEQFFLGNLRYLALIREQVRLPLLRKDFLFDPYQVYEARAAGADAILLIAAMLEPAQIEDLAGFAREQYLDVLLEVHDEQELETALASSCTLIGINNRNLRTFVTDLGTTERLIPMIPADRFVVAESGITSRDDILRLQAAGAHGFLIGESLMREEDIGATLRELLG from the coding sequence ATGACCGATACCCCCGATATCCTGAAGAAGATCGTCGAGCACAAGCGGGGCGAAGTGGCCGCGGCCCGCTCCGCCTCTCCCCTGGCCGAGGTGAAGGCCCGCATCGCGGACCTGGAGGACCAGCCCCGCGGCTTCGAACGTGCCCTGCGGGACTGCCACGCCTCCGGCTGGACCGCCGTCATCGCCGAGGTGAAGAAAGGGTCCCCCTCCAAGGGGGTCATCCGCCCCGACTTCGATCCCCTGGAGATCGCCGAGACCTACGAGCAGAACGGCGCCGCCTGCCTCTCGGTCCTGACCGACGAGCAGTTCTTCCTGGGCAACCTCCGCTATCTGGCCCTGATCCGGGAACAGGTGCGGCTGCCGCTGCTGCGCAAGGATTTCCTGTTCGACCCCTATCAGGTGTACGAGGCCCGCGCCGCCGGTGCCGACGCCATCCTCCTCATCGCCGCCATGCTGGAACCGGCGCAGATCGAGGATCTGGCCGGGTTTGCCCGGGAGCAGTATCTCGACGTGCTGCTGGAGGTCCACGACGAGCAGGAGCTGGAGACGGCCCTTGCGTCGAGCTGCACCCTGATCGGGATCAACAACCGCAACCTCCGCACCTTTGTCACCGACCTGGGCACCACCGAGCGGCTCATCCCCATGATCCCCGCCGACCGGTTCGTGGTGGCCGAGAGCGGCATCACCAGCCGCGACGACATCCTCCGCCTCCAGGCTGCCGGCGCCCACGGCTTCCTCATCGGCGAGTCCCTCATGCGGGAGGAGGATATCGGGGCCACGTTGCGGGAACTTCTGGGGTAG
- a CDS encoding anthranilate synthase component 2 (TrpG; with TrpE catalyzes the formation of anthranilate and glutamate from chorismate and glutamine; TrpG provides the glutamine amidotransferase activity) — translation MLLMIDNYDSFTFNIVQYFGELGEDVRVFRNDGITLDEIEALAPRRLVISPGPCSPEEAGISVAAIRHFAGKIPILGVCLGHQSIGAAFGGTVVRSSTLMHGKTSPIHHNGQGLFRGLPNPFNATRYHSLVVERASFPDCLEITAWVEEGEIMGLAHRDLPVWGVQFHPESILTEGGMDLLRNFLEMTK, via the coding sequence ATGCTCCTGATGATCGACAACTACGACTCCTTCACCTTCAATATCGTCCAGTACTTCGGCGAGTTGGGCGAGGATGTGCGGGTCTTCCGCAACGACGGCATTACCCTGGATGAGATCGAGGCCCTGGCGCCCCGGCGCCTGGTCATCTCCCCCGGACCCTGCTCCCCCGAGGAGGCCGGGATATCGGTCGCCGCCATCCGGCATTTTGCCGGGAAGATTCCGATCCTGGGCGTCTGTCTGGGGCACCAGTCCATCGGCGCGGCCTTCGGCGGCACGGTGGTCCGCAGTTCCACCCTGATGCACGGCAAGACCTCCCCGATTCATCACAACGGACAGGGGCTGTTCCGGGGGCTGCCCAACCCCTTCAATGCCACCCGGTACCACTCCCTGGTGGTGGAGCGGGCCAGCTTCCCGGACTGCCTGGAGATCACCGCCTGGGTGGAGGAGGGGGAGATCATGGGCCTCGCCCACCGGGACCTGCCGGTCTGGGGGGTCCAGTTCCACCCCGAGTCGATCCTCACCGAGGGGGGGATGGACCTGCTCCGTAATTTCCTGGAGATGACGAAGTGA
- a CDS encoding ABC transporter substrate-binding protein, whose amino-acid sequence MVIRPVTRLFALRPAALLVCAAVMVSTMSGCRRDDSLKIGYLGTLSGRHSDLGVAGRDGTIFAVEEINRAGGINGKRLKLVVRDDEGKAESAQTAVRELIAAGVTAIVGPMTSSMAVVTVPIVNNSRVIMVSPTVSTGELSGRDDNFLRIYPTNAQKIRQLAEYARKSLGLSRLAVVYDLSNRSYTDDWRQAFTRQFESLGGTVAPAVSFDASGQTDYLSVARTLLAKKPQGVLILAGGVDSAMFCQQIRKLDTAMALFATEWSSTPELLVHGGSAVEGIVYCQNFIRDDDSTPYVTFCRSFDARFGQIPDFGAVYAYQAVRVIGKAFASARTVGDLKGAILGIGTFPGLQGEFTIDRFGDADRKPFLMTVRQGAFRRVEVP is encoded by the coding sequence ATGGTAATCAGGCCCGTTACGCGGCTTTTCGCCCTGCGCCCGGCTGCCTTGCTCGTGTGTGCGGCTGTCATGGTTTCGACCATGTCGGGATGCCGACGCGACGACTCTTTGAAAATCGGCTATCTGGGCACCCTCAGCGGCCGCCATTCCGATCTGGGCGTTGCCGGCCGCGACGGCACCATTTTTGCCGTGGAGGAGATCAACCGGGCAGGCGGTATCAACGGAAAGCGCCTGAAACTGGTGGTCCGCGACGACGAGGGCAAGGCCGAGAGCGCGCAGACCGCCGTGCGCGAGCTGATCGCGGCCGGCGTCACCGCCATCGTCGGTCCCATGACCAGTTCCATGGCCGTGGTAACGGTGCCCATCGTCAACAATTCGCGGGTGATCATGGTAAGCCCCACCGTGAGCACGGGCGAGCTCAGCGGCAGGGACGACAACTTCCTCCGCATCTATCCCACCAATGCCCAGAAGATCCGGCAGTTGGCCGAATATGCCCGCAAGAGCCTGGGGCTGTCCCGGCTGGCCGTGGTGTACGACCTTTCCAACCGCTCCTACACCGACGACTGGCGGCAGGCGTTCACCCGGCAGTTCGAGTCGCTGGGCGGCACTGTCGCGCCGGCGGTCTCCTTCGATGCGTCCGGCCAGACCGATTACCTGTCCGTGGCCAGAACGCTCCTGGCAAAGAAGCCGCAGGGGGTTCTCATCCTGGCCGGTGGCGTGGATTCCGCCATGTTCTGCCAGCAGATCCGCAAGCTCGACACCGCCATGGCCCTGTTCGCCACCGAATGGTCCAGCACGCCCGAGCTCCTCGTGCACGGCGGTTCCGCCGTGGAGGGGATCGTCTACTGCCAGAACTTCATCCGTGATGATGACTCCACCCCCTATGTGACCTTCTGCCGATCCTTTGACGCACGCTTCGGCCAGATTCCCGACTTCGGCGCCGTCTATGCATACCAGGCGGTGCGGGTGATCGGCAAGGCGTTCGCGTCTGCCCGCACCGTCGGGGACCTCAAGGGGGCCATCCTCGGCATCGGCACCTTCCCCGGCCTTCAGGGCGAGTTCACCATTGACCGTTTCGGCGATGCCGACCGGAAGCCGTTCCTGATGACCGTGCGTCAGGGCGCGTTCCGGCGGGTGGAGGTGCCGTGA
- a CDS encoding histidine kinase — protein MNRRISFKTALLVALLVVAVVPVLTVGLVARSVQRGDLLHHVGASNLTLARSVAREVESSLREPSNFIEHIGKVLEDDKDLASQSVELAEEISSTGLFESLFLLDRTGRVVNVALARNAKGSAGDYLGMDFSRLPIFLETRTTGELSRSKVFLSSVSGDPAVMFAAPAGEGVVVGTLGLRVLSDISAHANPDDKGTVIIVSRYGKVIGHPDYSLVRRQTDLGGLDIVREGLAGKAGTHTYMVNGESHLGSVVQIPGTGWLVIVEVPLATALAPVNEIEIIFRIATLSTIVLASLLALAGRSVIFRPVTALMASARQIAHGNYDVVPLPRSFREIDELGGGFRSMADAVKTRESELKERNEELAMTEEELRQQLDEYQSSQDRLVESEERYRQLVESAPDAIVIHCEGRYVFANPAALRLYGADTAAQLLGREITDFVHPDSRQVVAERIKLLYQEHSPVPLCEQQVIRLDGTVVDVEVVGIPYTHQGKPAVQAVLREITERKQAELRIRQLNAELEERVRERTALLEAANRELESFSYSVSHDLRAPLRHINGFGLALMEECGDVLPDDGKMYLERIRSAARRMGQLIDDLLDLSRVSREIMRRERVNLSRIGRELAREHQESWPERRVSFEIEDGITAEGDPTLLRVALANLVDNAWKYTAKNEEAHIRVGATDIGGTRAIFVSDNGAGFDMRYVDKLFRPFQRLHRAEDFEGTGIGLATVLRIVQRHGGRVWAEGEVGKGATVYFTLGQSEGGSMEQIPKG, from the coding sequence GTGAACCGGAGGATAAGCTTCAAGACGGCTCTGCTGGTTGCCCTGCTCGTGGTTGCGGTGGTGCCGGTGCTCACCGTGGGCCTGGTCGCGCGGTCGGTCCAGCGCGGCGACCTTCTGCATCACGTGGGGGCAAGCAACCTCACCCTGGCGCGGTCGGTCGCGCGGGAGGTGGAGAGCAGCCTGCGGGAACCGTCCAACTTCATCGAGCACATCGGCAAGGTTCTGGAGGATGATAAGGACCTGGCCAGCCAGTCTGTCGAACTTGCGGAAGAGATCAGTTCCACCGGTCTCTTCGAATCGCTTTTCCTGCTCGACCGCACCGGCAGGGTCGTGAACGTTGCACTTGCGCGCAATGCAAAGGGCTCGGCCGGCGATTACCTCGGCATGGATTTCTCCAGGCTGCCGATCTTCCTGGAAACGCGCACCACAGGGGAGTTGAGCCGGTCCAAGGTGTTCCTGTCGTCCGTTTCCGGAGATCCGGCGGTCATGTTCGCTGCGCCGGCCGGGGAGGGGGTCGTGGTCGGCACCCTCGGGCTCAGGGTGCTGAGCGACATCTCCGCCCATGCAAACCCCGACGACAAGGGGACGGTCATCATCGTCAGCAGGTACGGCAAGGTCATCGGCCATCCGGATTACTCCCTGGTCCGACGGCAGACCGACCTGGGCGGGCTCGACATCGTCCGCGAGGGGCTTGCGGGCAAGGCCGGCACCCATACCTACATGGTGAACGGCGAGAGCCACCTCGGCAGCGTGGTGCAGATTCCGGGGACGGGCTGGCTCGTCATCGTCGAGGTTCCCCTGGCCACGGCACTGGCCCCGGTGAACGAGATCGAGATAATTTTCCGGATCGCCACCCTGTCGACCATCGTGCTGGCTTCGCTGCTGGCCCTGGCGGGGAGGTCGGTGATCTTCCGTCCGGTCACGGCGCTTATGGCCAGCGCCCGGCAGATCGCCCACGGCAACTATGACGTTGTGCCTCTGCCTCGCAGCTTCCGTGAAATAGACGAACTGGGGGGCGGATTCCGCTCCATGGCCGACGCAGTCAAGACGCGGGAAAGCGAACTGAAGGAGCGCAACGAAGAGCTGGCCATGACCGAAGAGGAGCTGCGCCAGCAGCTTGACGAATACCAGTCGAGCCAGGACCGGCTGGTGGAAAGCGAGGAACGCTACCGCCAGCTCGTGGAATCCGCGCCCGATGCCATCGTCATCCATTGCGAGGGGCGTTACGTGTTCGCCAACCCGGCGGCCCTGCGCCTGTACGGTGCGGACACCGCCGCTCAGCTCCTGGGGCGGGAGATCACGGATTTCGTCCATCCCGACAGCCGCCAGGTGGTTGCCGAGCGGATCAAGCTGCTCTACCAGGAACACAGTCCGGTGCCGCTGTGCGAGCAGCAGGTCATTCGCCTGGACGGAACCGTGGTTGACGTGGAAGTGGTGGGCATCCCCTACACCCATCAGGGCAAGCCGGCCGTCCAGGCGGTGCTGCGGGAGATTACCGAGCGCAAGCAGGCGGAACTGAGGATTCGTCAGCTCAATGCGGAGCTGGAGGAGCGGGTGCGCGAGCGGACTGCCCTGCTGGAGGCAGCCAACCGCGAACTGGAATCGTTCAGCTATTCGGTATCCCACGACCTCCGGGCGCCCTTGCGCCACATAAACGGGTTCGGCCTGGCGCTGATGGAGGAGTGCGGCGACGTTCTTCCCGACGACGGAAAGATGTACCTGGAACGGATCAGGAGCGCGGCCCGGCGCATGGGCCAGCTCATCGACGACCTCCTGGATCTGTCCCGCGTTTCCCGCGAGATCATGAGGCGGGAGCGGGTGAACCTGAGCCGGATAGGACGGGAGCTGGCCCGGGAGCACCAAGAGAGCTGGCCGGAGCGGCGGGTTTCCTTCGAGATCGAAGACGGAATCACGGCGGAGGGGGACCCGACGCTTCTGCGCGTCGCCCTTGCCAACCTCGTGGACAATGCCTGGAAGTACACGGCGAAAAACGAGGAGGCCCACATCCGGGTCGGCGCGACCGACATCGGCGGCACCCGGGCCATCTTTGTCAGCGACAATGGCGCCGGTTTTGACATGCGCTACGTGGACAAGCTGTTCCGCCCGTTCCAGCGGCTCCATCGGGCCGAGGATTTCGAGGGGACCGGCATCGGGCTCGCCACGGTCCTGCGGATCGTCCAGCGCCACGGTGGCCGCGTCTGGGCCGAGGGCGAGGTGGGCAAGGGGGCAACCGTGTATTTCACCCTGGGGCAGTCCGAGGGGGGCAGCATGGAGCAGATCCCTAAAGGGTGA
- a CDS encoding anthranilate phosphoribosyltransferase produces the protein MIKKAIAKVVERIDLTEAEMIEVMDQIMSGGATPAQIAAFITALRMKGETVEEITGAARVMRDRATPIRVGKGVLDIDRDDINIDQETILDVVGTGGDGTNTFNISTTVAFVVASCGVKVAKHGNRAVSSACGSADVLESLGVNLDVTPETVEHAIAKIGIGFLFAPALHGAMKHAIGPRKEIGIRTIFNILGPLTNPAGADCQVLGVYREELVEPLARVLHKLGCRRGFVVHGMDGMDEITLTRETRLAEVTREGVSVRTITPEEFGFAFCPPGELRGGDAAGNARIVRGILEGAKGPRRDVVLLNAAYGLVAAGKAVDPAEGVRIAAEAIDSGRALAKLEELITLTNE, from the coding sequence ATGATCAAAAAAGCAATCGCCAAGGTTGTCGAGCGCATCGACCTCACGGAAGCGGAAATGATCGAGGTGATGGACCAGATCATGTCCGGCGGGGCGACCCCGGCCCAGATCGCGGCCTTTATCACCGCCCTGCGGATGAAGGGTGAGACGGTGGAGGAGATCACCGGCGCGGCCCGCGTCATGCGGGATCGGGCCACCCCCATCCGGGTCGGCAAGGGGGTCCTCGATATCGACCGGGACGACATCAACATCGACCAGGAAACGATCCTGGACGTGGTGGGCACCGGCGGGGACGGCACCAACACCTTCAACATCTCCACCACCGTCGCCTTCGTGGTGGCGTCCTGCGGGGTCAAGGTGGCCAAGCACGGCAACCGGGCCGTGTCGTCGGCCTGCGGCAGCGCCGACGTGCTGGAGTCCCTGGGCGTCAACCTGGACGTGACCCCGGAGACCGTGGAGCACGCCATTGCGAAGATCGGCATCGGCTTCCTCTTCGCCCCGGCCCTGCACGGCGCCATGAAGCACGCCATCGGCCCCCGCAAGGAGATCGGCATCCGGACCATCTTCAACATCCTCGGCCCCCTCACCAACCCGGCCGGCGCCGACTGCCAGGTGCTGGGCGTCTACCGGGAGGAACTGGTGGAGCCCCTGGCCCGCGTCCTTCACAAGCTGGGCTGCCGCCGGGGCTTCGTGGTCCACGGCATGGACGGCATGGACGAGATCACCCTCACCCGCGAAACCCGCCTCGCCGAGGTGACCCGGGAGGGGGTGTCGGTGCGGACCATCACGCCCGAGGAGTTCGGGTTCGCCTTCTGTCCCCCCGGAGAGCTTCGCGGCGGCGACGCGGCCGGCAATGCCCGCATCGTCCGCGGCATCCTTGAAGGAGCGAAGGGGCCGCGCCGCGACGTGGTGCTCCTGAACGCCGCCTACGGCCTGGTGGCCGCCGGCAAGGCCGTTGACCCGGCCGAAGGGGTCCGCATCGCCGCCGAGGCCATCGACTCGGGCCGTGCCCTGGCAAAGCTGGAAGAACTCATCACCCTGACCAACGAGTAA
- a CDS encoding molecular chaperone HtpG (molecular chaperone), producing MSKTVKKFETEVQQLLDLVIHSLYSNKDIFLRELISNASDAIDKVLFESHQNAAVIEGEPEGKIKLIPDKEAGTITIRDNGVGMTLEEVEKNIGTIAHSGTKAFLANLKEQNVADHPELIGQFGVGFYASFMVADRVTLLTRRAGHDKAAGVRWESTGDGTYTVEECAKETRGTEITLHLKEEMKEYLDEWKIRSIVRKYSDYVQYPIVMDVTRTEVPKGVNGEEIEGAGTIEKTEEETLNSMKAIWTRSKSEVTEEEYEEFYKHVSHDFEKPLKTIHYSAEGTSEFKALLYLPAHKPFDLFMPERKKGVQLYVRRVFITDSCEQLLPDYLRFVKGVVDSSDLPLNVSREILQEDVQIKRIQKSLVGKILSTLSEMREKEADDYLAFYKEFGPVLKEGVHFDYANRDKLQELLLFESTATDAGSFVSLKEYQERMPEGQEEIYFITGTSRTALEQSPHLEIFRKKGYEVLFLTDPVDEWVVQGLPEYGGKKLKAVDRGDVIPATEEEKKEQEAKREEAAKQYGDLLSFVKEKLAERVKEVRLSNRLTDSACCLVADEHGLNANMERILRAMNQTVPESKRILELNPDHPIMQVMATLFGKDKSNPRLADYCDLLYDQALLTEGSPIADPLRFTRLVAELMVADGKAAAGE from the coding sequence ATGAGCAAGACCGTCAAGAAATTCGAAACCGAAGTCCAGCAGCTCCTGGACCTCGTGATCCACTCCCTCTACTCCAACAAGGACATCTTCCTGCGGGAGCTCATCTCCAACGCCTCCGACGCCATCGACAAGGTCCTCTTCGAGTCCCACCAGAACGCGGCGGTCATCGAGGGCGAGCCCGAAGGAAAGATCAAGCTGATCCCCGACAAAGAGGCCGGCACCATCACCATCCGCGACAACGGGGTCGGCATGACCCTGGAGGAAGTGGAGAAGAACATCGGCACCATCGCCCATTCGGGCACCAAGGCATTCCTGGCCAACCTGAAGGAGCAGAACGTGGCCGACCACCCGGAGCTGATCGGCCAGTTCGGGGTCGGCTTCTACGCCTCGTTCATGGTGGCCGACCGGGTCACCCTCCTCACCCGCCGGGCCGGCCACGACAAGGCGGCCGGGGTCCGCTGGGAGTCCACCGGCGACGGCACCTACACCGTGGAGGAATGCGCCAAAGAGACCCGCGGCACCGAGATCACCCTCCACCTGAAGGAAGAGATGAAGGAATACCTGGACGAGTGGAAGATCCGCTCCATCGTCCGCAAGTACTCCGACTACGTCCAGTACCCCATCGTCATGGACGTGACCCGCACCGAAGTGCCCAAGGGGGTAAACGGCGAAGAGATCGAAGGGGCCGGCACCATCGAGAAGACCGAGGAGGAAACCCTCAACTCCATGAAGGCCATCTGGACCCGCTCCAAGAGCGAGGTGACCGAGGAGGAGTACGAGGAGTTCTACAAGCACGTCTCCCACGACTTTGAAAAGCCGCTGAAAACCATCCACTACTCGGCCGAGGGGACCAGCGAGTTCAAGGCCCTCCTCTACCTGCCGGCCCACAAGCCCTTCGATCTCTTCATGCCCGAGCGCAAGAAAGGGGTCCAGCTCTACGTGCGCCGGGTCTTCATCACCGACTCCTGCGAACAGCTCCTCCCCGACTACCTTCGCTTCGTCAAGGGGGTGGTGGACTCCAGCGACCTGCCCCTCAACGTCTCCCGTGAGATCCTGCAGGAAGACGTGCAGATCAAGCGGATCCAGAAGAGCCTCGTCGGGAAGATCCTCTCCACCCTCTCCGAGATGCGCGAGAAGGAAGCCGACGACTACCTGGCCTTCTACAAGGAGTTCGGCCCGGTCCTTAAGGAAGGGGTCCACTTCGACTACGCCAACCGGGACAAACTCCAGGAACTGCTCCTGTTCGAGAGCACCGCCACCGACGCGGGTTCGTTCGTCTCCCTCAAGGAATACCAGGAGCGGATGCCCGAGGGGCAAGAAGAGATCTACTTCATCACCGGCACCAGCCGGACGGCCCTGGAGCAGTCGCCCCACCTGGAAATCTTCCGCAAGAAGGGGTACGAAGTCCTGTTCCTGACCGATCCGGTGGACGAATGGGTGGTGCAGGGGCTGCCGGAATACGGCGGCAAGAAGCTCAAGGCCGTTGACCGGGGCGACGTGATCCCCGCCACCGAGGAAGAGAAGAAGGAGCAGGAAGCCAAGCGGGAAGAGGCGGCAAAGCAGTACGGCGACCTCCTCTCCTTCGTGAAGGAGAAGCTGGCCGAGCGGGTGAAAGAGGTGCGGCTCTCCAACCGCCTCACCGACAGCGCCTGCTGCCTGGTTGCCGACGAGCACGGCCTCAACGCCAACATGGAGCGGATTCTCCGGGCCATGAACCAGACCGTGCCCGAGTCCAAGCGGATCCTGGAACTTAATCCGGACCACCCCATCATGCAGGTCATGGCCACCCTCTTCGGCAAGGACAAGAGCAACCCGCGCCTGGCCGACTACTGCGACCTCCTCTACGACCAGGCCCTGCTCACCGAAGGATCGCCCATCGCCGACCCGCTCCGGTTCACCCGGCTCGTGGCCGAGCTGATGGTGGCGGACGGCAAGGCCGCCGCGGGGGAATAG
- a CDS encoding YgiT-type zinc finger domain-containing protein encodes MSENTGVCPLCGGDMEAGKTTFTADLGFGVVVVRNVPATVCSQCGADWIDDATAARIEKIVEDARSRHAIVDITDLAA; translated from the coding sequence ATGAGCGAAAATACTGGCGTCTGCCCGTTATGCGGCGGGGACATGGAAGCAGGAAAGACGACGTTTACGGCTGACCTGGGTTTTGGCGTGGTCGTGGTCAGGAATGTCCCGGCCACCGTGTGCTCACAATGCGGTGCCGACTGGATTGACGACGCCACCGCCGCCAGAATCGAAAAGATAGTGGAAGATGCCCGGTCGCGGCACGCCATCGTCGATATTACCGATCTTGCCGCCTGA
- a CDS encoding TrpB-like pyridoxal-phosphate dependent enzyme (catalyzes the formation of L-tryptophan from indole and L-serine) produces the protein MQTKIVLDESRIPTHWYNIIPDMPGPLAPVINPRNLQPVTPDDLLPIFPMAIIEQEVSGERWIPIPEEVREIYRLWRPSPLYRAHRLEQALGTPAKIYYKYEGVSPAGSHKPNTAIPQAWYNRQAGIRRLATETGAGQWGSSLALACSMFGLECTVYMVKVSCTQKPYRKSMMQLWGANVIPSPSEFTNAGRSILAHDPDSNGSLGIAISEAVEDAASRADTNYALGSVLNHVCLHQTIIGQEAREQLALAGDYPDVVIACCGGGSNFAGTAFPFLADRAAGKNVRCLAVEPASCPTLTKGIYAFDYGDTAKMAPIAMMYTLGHDFMPPGIHAGGLRYHGESPLVSQLHHAGLIEAKSYRQTACFEAAHLFARHEGIVPAPESSHAVRAAIDEAVLAKEEGKEKTILFCLSGHGQLDMVAYDAYLSGGLEDVEYPEEMIRESLAKLPKVEL, from the coding sequence ATGCAAACTAAAATAGTGCTGGACGAAAGCCGCATCCCGACCCACTGGTACAACATCATCCCCGACATGCCCGGCCCCCTGGCGCCGGTCATCAACCCCCGGAACCTTCAGCCGGTGACCCCCGACGACCTCCTCCCCATCTTCCCCATGGCCATCATCGAGCAGGAGGTTTCGGGCGAACGGTGGATCCCGATCCCGGAAGAGGTGCGGGAGATCTACCGGCTCTGGCGGCCGTCCCCCCTCTACCGTGCCCACCGGCTGGAGCAGGCCCTCGGCACCCCGGCCAAGATCTACTACAAGTACGAAGGGGTGTCCCCGGCCGGCTCGCACAAGCCCAACACCGCCATTCCCCAGGCCTGGTACAACAGGCAGGCCGGCATCCGGCGGCTGGCCACCGAGACCGGCGCCGGGCAGTGGGGGAGTTCCCTGGCCCTGGCCTGCTCCATGTTCGGGCTCGAGTGCACGGTCTACATGGTCAAGGTGTCGTGCACCCAGAAGCCGTACCGCAAGAGCATGATGCAGCTCTGGGGGGCCAACGTGATCCCGTCGCCGTCCGAGTTCACCAACGCCGGGCGCTCCATCCTGGCCCACGACCCGGACAGCAACGGCAGCCTCGGCATCGCCATCTCCGAGGCGGTTGAGGATGCCGCCTCCCGCGCCGACACCAACTATGCCCTGGGCAGCGTCCTGAACCACGTCTGCCTCCACCAGACCATCATCGGCCAGGAGGCCAGGGAACAACTGGCCCTGGCCGGCGACTACCCCGACGTGGTCATCGCCTGCTGCGGCGGCGGCTCCAACTTCGCCGGCACCGCCTTCCCGTTCCTGGCCGACCGGGCCGCCGGCAAGAACGTCCGCTGCCTGGCCGTGGAGCCCGCCTCGTGCCCGACCCTGACCAAGGGGATCTACGCCTTCGACTACGGCGACACCGCCAAGATGGCCCCCATCGCCATGATGTACACCCTGGGGCACGACTTCATGCCGCCCGGTATCCACGCCGGCGGGCTGCGCTACCACGGCGAGTCGCCCCTGGTGTCGCAACTCCACCATGCCGGCCTCATCGAGGCCAAGTCGTACCGCCAGACCGCCTGTTTCGAGGCTGCCCACCTCTTTGCCCGGCACGAGGGGATCGTGCCGGCCCCCGAATCGTCCCACGCGGTGCGGGCCGCCATTGACGAGGCAGTCCTCGCCAAGGAGGAGGGGAAGGAAAAGACCATTCTCTTCTGTCTCTCGGGCCACGGCCAGCTGGACATGGTGGCCTACGACGCCTACCTCTCCGGCGGCCTGGAAGACGTCGAATACCCCGAGGAGATGATCCGGGAGTCCCTGGCCAAACTGCCCAAGGTGGAACTGTGA